In one Parageobacillus genomosp. 1 genomic region, the following are encoded:
- a CDS encoding EAL domain-containing protein, protein MRKYQMQTPYIPLYFFMPAVQFIFDLDGYIVDINDFAVSALGYKRDELIGAPISIIVHQEDQLRLKQQAQLIFTTPADAVHTLELRTVTKAGNILFMQMGIRKRRSENGKMLFLASCYNMAAETYAKQLLAKQRHILELVVKHTPLEEILTELAQSVEEIRPHIVCSILLANEDDNRLYHGAAPSLPHAYVDAINGLEIGPCAGSCGTAAYRKELVIVSDIEHDPLWKNYRHLALPHGLRACWSIPIFSSNGKVLGTFAIYHEQPCEPQDADIDLIYTFSSLAGIALEYEKMKQALQESRQIYESLFHYNQDAVFSLYLDGSFFAANEACSVISGYSRDALLTMKIDDLVVKEDVPKAIKAFRDTAKGHSCHIELRIRHQSGSQRYVSVTSIPIFVNKKIIAISCIAKDVTERTEQNEQIRRMAYYDSLTGLPNRRRLQELAGDAFLKTKEMKHLGAILYIDLDGFKYINDTLGHHTGDQLLKKVAERLREKVDDRGDVAYMSGDEFIILLAPIARNEEAVRTAEEILAAFTEPFRVDARELFLTCSIGIAFFQDQDTDIDTIITYADIATDEAKRKGKNGYYIYNESLLRQRLPNIFLLNDLHYAVKQKQLSVVYQPIVDIQQKKLAALETLIRWHHPDKGAIPPSEFIPLAEETGLIVPIGEWTVRQACRQHERWRKQGLPPIRIAVNVSVKELYDHRFAARIEEILAETNMDPAWLELEITENIAVYNEATILNNLRRLKEIGVRLAIDDFGTGYSSLAYLKQLAIDTVKIDRSFIADCPHSYYGSVITNTIISLAHHLGMNVVAEGVERIEQLSYLREKGCQEAQGYLFRPPVPAVEATDLLRSGVAHT, encoded by the coding sequence ATGAGGAAATATCAGATGCAAACTCCCTACATTCCGCTTTACTTTTTTATGCCTGCCGTGCAATTTATTTTTGATCTAGATGGTTATATCGTTGATATAAATGATTTTGCCGTATCGGCGCTCGGATACAAACGCGACGAGCTCATTGGCGCGCCCATTTCGATCATCGTTCATCAAGAAGATCAGCTACGCCTGAAACAACAGGCTCAGCTTATTTTTACAACTCCAGCAGATGCGGTCCATACGCTGGAGTTGCGGACGGTGACAAAGGCTGGAAACATTTTATTTATGCAAATGGGAATTCGCAAGAGGCGATCTGAAAACGGAAAAATGCTTTTCCTCGCATCATGTTATAACATGGCGGCGGAAACGTATGCAAAACAGCTGTTAGCGAAACAGAGGCATATTTTAGAGCTGGTCGTCAAACATACTCCACTGGAGGAAATTTTGACAGAGCTCGCCCAATCGGTGGAAGAAATCCGCCCGCATATCGTATGTTCGATTTTATTGGCCAATGAAGACGATAACCGGCTTTATCATGGCGCCGCTCCCAGTTTGCCGCACGCGTATGTTGACGCGATCAACGGGCTTGAAATCGGCCCGTGCGCCGGGTCATGCGGTACGGCGGCTTATCGAAAAGAGCTTGTCATCGTCAGCGATATCGAGCATGATCCGTTATGGAAAAATTATCGACATCTCGCCTTGCCTCACGGTTTGCGCGCCTGCTGGTCAATTCCGATCTTTTCTTCTAATGGAAAAGTCTTAGGAACATTTGCTATCTATCATGAGCAGCCGTGTGAGCCTCAAGACGCAGACATCGATCTCATTTATACGTTTTCTTCATTGGCAGGAATCGCGCTCGAGTATGAGAAAATGAAACAGGCGCTGCAAGAAAGCAGACAAATATATGAGTCGCTATTTCATTATAATCAAGACGCCGTTTTCTCCTTGTATCTTGATGGTTCTTTTTTTGCGGCCAATGAGGCGTGTTCCGTCATTTCCGGCTATAGCCGCGACGCGCTCTTAACGATGAAAATCGACGATTTGGTTGTCAAAGAAGATGTGCCGAAAGCAATAAAAGCGTTCCGCGATACAGCGAAAGGGCATTCATGCCATATCGAACTGCGCATTCGCCATCAGTCCGGCAGCCAACGTTATGTCAGCGTTACGTCTATTCCTATTTTCGTCAATAAAAAAATTATCGCCATTTCTTGCATTGCCAAAGATGTGACAGAACGGACCGAACAAAATGAACAAATTCGTCGTATGGCATATTATGACTCGTTGACGGGGCTTCCAAACCGGCGGCGGCTGCAAGAGCTTGCCGGCGATGCGTTTCTAAAAACGAAAGAAATGAAGCACCTTGGCGCCATTTTATATATAGATCTAGATGGATTTAAGTATATTAACGATACGCTAGGGCATCATACCGGTGATCAACTGTTGAAAAAGGTAGCGGAGCGATTGCGGGAAAAAGTGGATGATCGCGGCGACGTCGCTTATATGAGCGGCGACGAATTTATCATTTTATTAGCGCCCATCGCTAGAAATGAAGAAGCAGTGCGGACCGCGGAAGAAATATTGGCAGCCTTTACGGAGCCGTTTCGCGTCGACGCGCGTGAACTATTTCTTACGTGCAGCATCGGCATCGCTTTTTTCCAGGATCAAGACACGGATATTGATACGATCATTACGTATGCAGATATAGCGACAGACGAAGCAAAGCGAAAAGGAAAAAACGGCTATTATATTTACAATGAGTCGCTTTTGCGACAGCGGCTGCCAAATATCTTTTTGCTTAACGATCTGCATTATGCCGTGAAACAGAAACAATTGTCCGTTGTTTACCAGCCGATTGTCGATATACAGCAAAAAAAGCTTGCCGCGCTAGAAACGCTCATTCGCTGGCACCATCCCGACAAAGGAGCCATTCCTCCTAGCGAATTTATCCCGCTCGCCGAAGAAACAGGACTGATTGTCCCAATCGGTGAATGGACGGTAAGACAGGCGTGCAGGCAGCACGAACGCTGGCGGAAACAAGGACTGCCGCCGATTCGCATTGCGGTAAACGTTTCCGTGAAAGAGCTGTACGATCATCGTTTCGCCGCCCGCATCGAAGAAATTTTAGCAGAAACGAATATGGACCCAGCATGGCTTGAGCTCGAAATTACAGAAAACATTGCCGTTTACAATGAAGCGACGATTTTAAATAACTTGCGCCGCCTCAAAGAAATCGGGGTGCGCCTTGCCATCGACGATTTCGGCACAGGATATTCTTCGCTCGCTTATTTAAAACAGCTTGCAATCGATACAGTGAAAATTGATCGTTCGTTTATCGCCGACTGTCCCCACTCCTATTACGGAAGCGTGATTACAAACACGATTATTTCGCTCGCGCATCATCTTGGCATGAATGTAGTTGCTGAAGGAGTCGAGCGGATCGAGCAGCTTTCCTATTTGCGCGAGAAAGGCTGCCAAGAAGCGCAAGGCTATTTGTTCCGCCCGCCGGTGCCCGCCGTGGAGGCGACCGATCTGCTTCGTAGCGGAGTTGCCCATACATGA
- a CDS encoding VOC family protein — MTVKKFEHVGIQVKDIEVSKKFYQEVVGLELLSEMTHTNGTMKLAFLGLDGSVIVELIEGYNPNLPTEGKVHHVAFTVEGIEQEKERLQSLGISLVWEDITTLPNGAKYLFFLGPDGEWIEFYEPEK, encoded by the coding sequence ATGACAGTGAAAAAATTTGAACATGTCGGCATTCAAGTCAAAGACATTGAAGTATCGAAAAAGTTTTATCAAGAGGTAGTCGGGTTGGAATTGCTCAGCGAGATGACGCATACGAACGGCACGATGAAACTAGCGTTTTTAGGATTGGATGGCTCGGTCATTGTCGAATTGATCGAAGGGTATAATCCGAATTTGCCGACGGAAGGAAAAGTGCATCACGTCGCCTTTACCGTGGAAGGAATTGAACAAGAAAAAGAACGGCTGCAGTCCCTTGGAATTTCGCTCGTCTGGGAAGATATTACGACGCTGCCAAACGGGGCGAAATATTTGTTCTTCCTTGGACCGGATGGTGAATGGATCGAATTTTATGAACCGGAAAAATAA
- a CDS encoding AbrB family transcriptional regulator, with protein MERTTAMKVLETYLVAGLAGLLFYHLHSPIPWMLGAITGMLVWKTIIKRQVAAPKALSNSGLIVLGTYFGLSFTKETLLTIAPYIVPFLAVAVLLIVINIMNSIAVTKWTHIDKVTSVFASVPGGLSEMVAASESFNANTALVTIFQTIRLLTVVFLVPTAVVHWLSGDASSGSSTAQAVAASADGHYAWLLLSVFGALLLRNIIPAAYVVGPLAVTAVMHVAGVNLPPLPAWLIILAQISVGMNMGDRITLEDIKLGGKFSWVYFLLALVLIALSFGCGWAFAKLTDLPLSTALLSLAPGGLVEMVLTAQTVGGDPAIVSSLQFVRLLLVIIVVPNVLKWVFRKFPYITETSWKNRSVRN; from the coding sequence ATGGAAAGGACTACAGCAATGAAAGTGTTAGAAACCTATCTCGTCGCAGGACTGGCCGGTTTGCTGTTTTATCATCTCCATTCCCCGATTCCATGGATGCTTGGGGCCATTACCGGAATGCTTGTTTGGAAAACGATCATCAAGCGCCAAGTAGCGGCGCCAAAGGCGTTGTCCAACAGCGGATTGATTGTATTAGGCACTTATTTTGGACTGTCATTTACAAAAGAGACGCTGTTAACGATTGCGCCATATATTGTTCCGTTCCTCGCTGTCGCGGTGTTGCTGATTGTCATCAATATTATGAACAGCATCGCCGTGACGAAATGGACGCATATTGATAAGGTGACAAGTGTGTTTGCCTCTGTTCCGGGCGGATTGTCGGAAATGGTGGCCGCGAGCGAATCGTTCAATGCCAATACAGCACTAGTGACAATTTTTCAAACGATTCGTTTGTTAACGGTCGTTTTTCTTGTGCCCACGGCCGTTGTTCATTGGTTGAGCGGAGATGCATCGTCAGGAAGCTCAACCGCTCAGGCGGTTGCTGCCTCTGCCGATGGTCATTACGCTTGGCTTTTGTTAAGCGTTTTTGGCGCGCTTCTTTTACGAAACATCATTCCGGCGGCATACGTCGTCGGACCCCTTGCCGTAACGGCAGTGATGCATGTGGCTGGAGTGAACTTACCGCCACTGCCTGCATGGTTGATTATTTTGGCGCAAATTAGTGTCGGAATGAACATGGGAGACCGCATTACGTTAGAAGATATTAAGCTTGGCGGAAAATTTAGCTGGGTATATTTTTTGCTTGCGCTAGTATTAATTGCTCTATCGTTCGGATGCGGCTGGGCATTTGCGAAATTAACGGATCTTCCGCTGTCGACCGCGCTGTTAAGCCTCGCCCCAGGTGGACTTGTGGAAATGGTGTTAACGGCGCAAACAGTCGGCGGAGATCCGGCAATTGTCAGCTCCTTGCAATTTGTGCGGCTTCTTCTTGTCATTATCGTCGTACCGAACGTGTTGAAATGGGTATTTCGAAAATTCCCGTATATCACCGAAACGTCATGGAAAAACCGCTCTGTTCGCAACTAG
- a CDS encoding PaaI family thioesterase codes for MEEQVKHAIQDEYPEEFAWCYGCGRMNEHGHHFRTGWQGEKTITIYTPRPEHIAIPGFVYGGLIASLIDCHGTGSAALALHRKNGHEPGDGEVPPRFVTASLNIEFLKPTPHGVPLKAIGTVEEIHPKKWKVYTEVYANDTLCARGEVVAVVMPKTFGQK; via the coding sequence ATGGAAGAACAAGTAAAACATGCGATTCAAGACGAATACCCAGAGGAATTTGCCTGGTGCTACGGATGCGGACGGATGAATGAGCACGGCCACCATTTCCGCACCGGATGGCAGGGGGAGAAAACGATTACGATTTATACGCCGCGCCCTGAGCATATCGCCATTCCCGGCTTCGTATATGGCGGATTGATCGCTTCGCTGATCGACTGCCACGGAACGGGCTCGGCTGCGCTGGCGCTGCATCGCAAAAATGGCCATGAACCAGGAGACGGAGAAGTGCCGCCGCGGTTTGTGACTGCTTCCTTGAACATAGAGTTCTTGAAACCGACACCACACGGAGTTCCGTTAAAAGCAATCGGCACGGTCGAAGAAATTCATCCGAAAAAGTGGAAAGTGTATACGGAAGTGTACGCGAATGATACACTTTGCGCGCGTGGTGAAGTCGTGGCGGTGGTCATGCCGAAGACGTTTGGGCAAAAATAG
- a CDS encoding PaaI family thioesterase, giving the protein MAKTVNLHDVIAGKSAPPACDTSLGVQLVETGEGYAKGKWTIGEHLLNGNGVIMGGFVSAAADIMMAYAITTLLHEDQTFASINLHTTFHRPTVVGEVEVEAKVEKFGRTVAYLTAVLTQNGKEVASAVSSVMIMPKR; this is encoded by the coding sequence ATGGCAAAAACCGTCAACTTGCACGACGTCATTGCAGGAAAAAGCGCGCCGCCAGCCTGTGATACATCGCTTGGCGTTCAATTAGTGGAAACAGGTGAAGGATATGCGAAAGGAAAGTGGACGATCGGGGAGCATTTATTAAACGGCAACGGCGTCATTATGGGCGGATTTGTCAGTGCGGCGGCCGATATTATGATGGCGTATGCGATTACGACGTTGCTCCATGAAGACCAAACATTTGCCTCGATCAACCTACATACGACGTTCCACCGCCCGACCGTTGTCGGTGAAGTGGAGGTCGAAGCAAAGGTGGAAAAATTCGGACGCACTGTTGCCTATCTGACCGCTGTCTTAACGCAAAACGGCAAAGAAGTCGCAAGCGCCGTTTCCTCGGTGATGATTATGCCTAAACGGTAA
- the hutG gene encoding formimidoylglutamase, which produces MYKQPDKERWKGRIDSESEEKSFRVHQKIRLLDMGQIQAQAENAFALLGFQCDEGVRRNQGRQGAYHAPVEVKKALANLPWHLPSDTILYDVGEITCDGEELENSQKHLGQAVERLIRHRITPVVIGGGHETAYGHYLGVRQAVGPETKLGIINIDAHFDMRPYETGPSSGTMFRQILDEDGNAGYCCLGIQTLGNTAALFETAKRYGCTYMLEEELTLEALERAYGIIDDFSKNYDVLVLTLCMDVLSASAAPGVSAPSPFGLDPKIVRALLRYIISKPQTISFDICEVNPLVDENRKTIALATAFCMEALVHFHRRQRTATGR; this is translated from the coding sequence ATGTACAAACAGCCGGACAAGGAGAGATGGAAAGGACGGATTGACAGCGAGAGTGAGGAAAAAAGTTTTCGCGTCCATCAAAAGATTCGTCTGCTTGATATGGGGCAAATACAGGCGCAGGCAGAAAACGCCTTTGCTTTATTAGGCTTCCAATGCGACGAAGGGGTCCGCCGCAACCAAGGGCGGCAAGGAGCGTATCACGCGCCGGTGGAAGTGAAAAAAGCGCTGGCGAACTTGCCGTGGCACCTGCCATCTGACACAATACTTTACGATGTGGGCGAAATTACTTGTGATGGGGAAGAGCTAGAAAACAGCCAGAAACATTTGGGACAGGCGGTAGAGCGCCTTATCCGCCATCGCATCACGCCGGTTGTCATCGGCGGCGGACATGAGACCGCGTACGGGCATTATCTCGGCGTGCGGCAGGCGGTCGGTCCGGAAACGAAACTTGGCATTATTAACATTGACGCCCATTTTGACATGCGGCCGTACGAAACAGGGCCGTCGTCGGGGACGATGTTTCGGCAAATATTAGATGAAGATGGAAACGCGGGATACTGCTGCCTCGGCATTCAGACACTAGGCAACACGGCGGCGTTATTTGAAACCGCGAAGCGATACGGATGTACGTACATGCTCGAGGAAGAATTGACGTTGGAAGCGCTAGAACGCGCGTATGGAATCATCGACGATTTTAGCAAAAACTATGACGTGCTGGTGCTGACGCTTTGCATGGATGTGTTGAGTGCAAGCGCGGCGCCGGGAGTGAGTGCGCCTTCGCCGTTCGGGCTTGATCCAAAAATCGTCCGCGCCCTGCTTCGTTATATTATTTCCAAGCCACAAACGATCAGTTTCGATATTTGTGAAGTGAATCCGTTAGTCGATGAAAATCGAAAAACGATTGCGTTAGCGACCGCCTTCTGCATGGAAGCGCTCGTTCATTTCCACCGCCGCCAGCGGACGGCGACAGGTCGGTGA
- a CDS encoding helix-turn-helix domain-containing protein, with protein MKLLIAERDENESAAIRWLVSAYSLPIHRVYTANTVEQTMRILEKETPELFYIELDMVSHDDWEEMAKYVRMFCQKTIAVTAEATFARAKQAIEWQCADLLVKPLEPVKLKQCLQKAASSFVRQERLHPLPSNDAERYSYRSLFSEEVEAANVALLLLQTENPNQLQDAVSFLTHYSFRYPSCVLPLSNMVVCLLSGVSGDMKEEARKLLRDWETEHTEPLAIVALPPDGGQTVRAQYQTARRLLETTFFIGYRQVIVPVPEYERWKELDPFLTPEEQRKWIDMLHRFDKQAIKTWLHREFLHMPTPFPNPEMVRTRLTSILAQIRRFMKTYHLDRGETERDYMRIFHEILYNRVLYRIVQEMLLFLYGLLDRAKQAEEQARTDVIEKGIRYIEEHFRNPDLTLGKVAESVGRSPAYYSHLLMKKHGISFRKLLTQTRIKEAKRLLAQTELSIKEIAHQTGFRTSHYFTRVFKEETKRTPTEYRDEQRKEPQ; from the coding sequence ATGAAACTTTTGATCGCGGAGCGGGATGAAAACGAGAGCGCGGCGATCCGCTGGCTTGTTTCCGCCTATTCGCTGCCCATTCATCGCGTTTATACCGCCAATACCGTCGAGCAGACAATGAGGATATTAGAAAAGGAAACACCAGAGCTGTTTTATATTGAATTGGACATGGTTTCCCATGACGATTGGGAGGAAATGGCGAAATACGTGCGGATGTTTTGCCAAAAAACGATTGCCGTTACGGCCGAGGCAACGTTTGCCCGGGCGAAACAGGCGATTGAATGGCAATGCGCCGATTTACTCGTCAAACCGCTCGAGCCAGTCAAGCTGAAGCAGTGCCTTCAAAAAGCGGCGTCTTCCTTCGTCCGCCAAGAGCGCCTCCATCCGCTCCCTTCCAACGATGCGGAACGCTATTCGTACCGTTCGCTCTTTTCCGAAGAGGTGGAAGCGGCAAATGTGGCGCTGTTGCTCCTACAAACAGAAAATCCAAATCAATTGCAGGACGCTGTTTCCTTTTTAACACATTACTCGTTTCGTTATCCGTCTTGTGTGCTGCCGCTGTCGAATATGGTTGTCTGTTTGCTTTCCGGTGTGTCGGGCGATATGAAAGAAGAGGCGCGGAAACTGCTGCGCGACTGGGAGACGGAGCACACGGAACCTTTGGCAATCGTCGCGCTGCCGCCTGATGGCGGTCAAACGGTGCGCGCTCAATATCAAACGGCGCGCCGCTTATTGGAAACGACGTTTTTTATCGGCTACCGCCAAGTGATTGTCCCCGTCCCCGAATATGAACGCTGGAAAGAACTCGACCCGTTTTTAACACCGGAAGAGCAGCGAAAATGGATTGACATGCTGCATCGGTTTGACAAGCAAGCCATCAAAACGTGGCTGCACCGCGAATTTTTGCATATGCCGACGCCGTTTCCAAACCCGGAAATGGTGCGGACGAGGCTGACGAGCATATTGGCGCAAATCCGCCGCTTTATGAAAACGTATCACCTTGACCGCGGTGAGACGGAACGCGACTATATGCGCATTTTTCATGAGATTTTATACAACCGTGTCTTATACCGCATCGTGCAGGAAATGCTTCTTTTTCTCTATGGGCTGCTCGATCGTGCAAAGCAGGCGGAAGAGCAGGCGCGCACCGATGTAATCGAAAAAGGAATCCGCTATATTGAAGAACATTTTCGCAATCCTGATTTGACGCTTGGGAAAGTGGCCGAGTCTGTCGGCAGAAGCCCAGCATATTACAGCCATTTGCTAATGAAAAAACACGGCATTTCGTTTCGCAAGCTGCTGACGCAAACGAGAATAAAAGAGGCAAAACGCCTGCTTGCCCAAACGGAGCTCTCTATTAAAGAGATCGCCCATCAAACCGGATTTCGCACCTCGCACTATTTTACCCGCGTATTTAAAGAAGAAACAAAGAGGACGCCAACCGAATACCGCGATGAACAGCGCAAAGAACCGCAATGA
- the hutU gene encoding urocanate hydratase, giving the protein MATKHRPVQAYTGSTLHAKGWIQEAALRMLNNNLHPEVAERPEDLVVYGGIGKAARNWECYEAIVETLLNLENDETLLIQSGKPVAVFKTHADAPRVLIANSNLVPAWATWDHFHELDKKGLIMYGQMTAGSWIYIGSQGIVQGTYETFAEVARQHYGGTLKGTITVTAGLGGMGGAQPLAVTLNGGVCIAVEVDPARIQRRIDTKYLDTMTDSLDVAIQMAKKAKEEGKALSIGLLGNAAEVLPKMIEIGFIPDVLTDQTSAHDPLNGYIPAGMTLEEAAELRQRDPKQYIRRAKQSIAEHVKAMLAMQKQGAVTFDYGNNIRQVAKDEGVEEAFNFPGFVPAYIRPLFCEGKGPFRWVALSGDPEDIYKTDEVILREFSDNQHLCNWIRMAREKIQFQGLPARICWLGYGERAKFGKIINDMVAKGELKAPIVIGRDHLDSGSVASPNRETEGMKDGSDAIADWPILNALLNAVGGASWVSVHHGGGVGMGYSIHAGMVIVADGTKEAEKRLERVLTTDPGLGVVRHADAGYELAIKTAKEKGIHMPMLK; this is encoded by the coding sequence ATGGCAACGAAACACCGGCCGGTGCAAGCATACACCGGTTCGACTTTGCATGCAAAAGGATGGATTCAAGAGGCCGCGTTGCGAATGCTCAACAACAACTTACATCCAGAGGTGGCCGAACGCCCGGAAGATTTGGTCGTTTACGGCGGCATCGGCAAAGCGGCGCGCAACTGGGAGTGCTACGAGGCGATTGTCGAAACACTATTAAACTTAGAAAACGATGAAACGCTGCTCATTCAGTCGGGAAAGCCAGTCGCTGTGTTTAAAACACACGCGGATGCACCAAGAGTGCTCATCGCCAACTCGAACCTTGTGCCTGCTTGGGCGACGTGGGATCATTTTCACGAACTCGATAAAAAAGGCCTAATCATGTATGGGCAAATGACGGCAGGAAGCTGGATTTACATTGGCAGCCAAGGCATCGTGCAAGGCACGTACGAAACGTTTGCTGAGGTGGCGCGCCAGCACTATGGCGGCACACTAAAAGGAACAATTACGGTCACGGCAGGTCTTGGCGGCATGGGTGGAGCACAGCCGCTCGCCGTCACGTTAAACGGCGGCGTCTGCATTGCCGTCGAAGTGGACCCAGCCCGCATCCAGCGCCGCATTGACACGAAATATTTAGACACGATGACCGATAGTCTCGATGTGGCGATCCAGATGGCGAAAAAGGCGAAGGAAGAAGGAAAAGCGCTGTCCATCGGCCTGCTTGGCAACGCGGCGGAAGTGCTGCCGAAAATGATCGAAATCGGCTTTATTCCGGACGTGTTGACAGACCAAACGTCTGCCCACGATCCGCTTAACGGCTACATTCCGGCGGGCATGACGCTCGAGGAAGCGGCTGAGCTGCGCCAGCGCGATCCGAAGCAATATATCCGCCGCGCCAAACAATCGATCGCCGAACATGTGAAAGCGATGCTCGCCATGCAGAAACAAGGCGCGGTGACATTCGATTACGGCAACAATATCCGCCAAGTCGCGAAAGATGAAGGAGTGGAGGAGGCGTTCAATTTCCCAGGTTTTGTTCCCGCCTACATCCGTCCGCTCTTTTGCGAAGGGAAAGGGCCATTTCGCTGGGTGGCCCTGTCAGGGGATCCGGAAGACATCTACAAAACCGATGAAGTCATTTTACGCGAGTTCAGCGACAACCAACATTTGTGCAACTGGATCCGCATGGCGCGGGAAAAAATCCAGTTTCAAGGGCTGCCGGCGCGCATCTGCTGGCTCGGCTACGGCGAACGGGCGAAATTTGGCAAAATCATTAACGACATGGTGGCAAAAGGCGAGCTGAAAGCGCCGATCGTCATCGGCCGTGATCATTTGGATTCCGGTTCTGTCGCCTCGCCAAACCGCGAAACGGAAGGAATGAAAGACGGCAGCGACGCGATCGCCGACTGGCCGATTTTAAACGCGCTTCTTAACGCGGTCGGCGGTGCAAGCTGGGTATCGGTGCACCATGGCGGCGGCGTCGGCATGGGCTATTCGATTCATGCGGGAATGGTCATTGTCGCCGATGGCACGAAAGAAGCGGAAAAACGGCTCGAACGCGTCTTGACGACCGACCCGGGCCTTGGCGTTGTCCGCCACGCTGATGCCGGCTATGAACTCGCTATCAAAACGGCGAAAGAAAAAGGCATCCATATGCCGATGCTGAAATAA
- the hutI gene encoding imidazolonepropionase, which produces MRPLFIRNASQLVTLAGSSTAPLVKEKMSELHIIENGSVWVEDGKIAAVGTDEELSQQFQERIAEAEIIDATGKTVTPGLVDPHTHFVYAGSRESEFAMRLSGATYMEIMNAGGGIHATTKATREASKETLYEESKRRLDQFLLHGVTTVEAKSGYGLSLEHEVKQLTVAKQLDETHPVDVVSTFMGAHAVPAEWKDNPDGFVRVIVEEMIPKVSELGLAEFNDVFCEHGVFTPEQARIILEAGKTYGLMPKIHADEIEPYGGAELAAEVGAVSADHLLRASDEGIRRMAEKGVIAVLLPGTAFFLMTKAANARKIIDAGVAVALSTDCNPGSSPTVSLPLIMNLGCLQMGMTPAEALAAVTINAAHALNRGHEIGSIEVGKKADLVLFDVPNYMQLIYHYGMNHTDTVVKNGRVVVKSGRLCY; this is translated from the coding sequence ATGCGCCCACTATTTATCCGCAACGCCAGCCAGCTCGTGACGCTGGCCGGCAGCTCCACGGCCCCGCTCGTGAAGGAGAAAATGAGTGAACTTCACATCATTGAAAATGGCAGCGTCTGGGTGGAAGACGGAAAAATTGCCGCTGTCGGAACGGACGAGGAGCTTTCGCAACAATTTCAAGAGCGAATCGCGGAAGCGGAGATCATCGATGCGACAGGGAAAACGGTGACACCGGGGCTTGTCGATCCGCACACGCATTTCGTGTACGCGGGAAGCCGCGAAAGCGAATTCGCGATGCGTCTTAGCGGGGCGACATACATGGAAATAATGAACGCCGGCGGCGGTATTCACGCGACGACAAAAGCGACGCGGGAAGCATCGAAAGAAACATTGTATGAAGAAAGCAAGCGGCGGCTCGATCAGTTTTTGCTTCACGGCGTCACGACCGTGGAGGCGAAAAGCGGCTATGGCTTGAGTCTTGAGCACGAAGTCAAACAGCTGACGGTGGCGAAACAGCTCGATGAAACCCATCCCGTCGATGTCGTGTCCACGTTTATGGGAGCGCATGCCGTGCCTGCTGAGTGGAAAGACAATCCTGACGGCTTTGTCCGCGTCATCGTTGAAGAGATGATTCCGAAAGTAAGCGAGCTCGGGCTTGCCGAATTCAATGATGTCTTTTGTGAACACGGCGTGTTCACTCCGGAACAGGCAAGAATCATTTTAGAGGCGGGAAAGACGTACGGGCTGATGCCGAAAATTCACGCCGATGAAATCGAGCCATACGGAGGCGCGGAACTGGCCGCGGAAGTCGGGGCGGTTTCCGCCGACCATCTCCTGCGCGCTTCGGACGAAGGCATTCGCCGCATGGCAGAAAAAGGGGTGATTGCGGTGCTGCTGCCGGGCACGGCGTTTTTCCTGATGACCAAGGCCGCCAACGCCCGCAAGATCATCGACGCCGGCGTAGCGGTCGCGCTTTCCACCGACTGCAATCCCGGCTCCTCGCCAACCGTATCGCTCCCGCTGATCATGAACCTCGGCTGCCTGCAGATGGGCATGACACCTGCCGAAGCGCTGGCGGCCGTCACGATCAACGCCGCTCACGCGCTCAACCGCGGCCACGAAATTGGAAGCATTGAAGTCGGGAAAAAAGCCGATTTGGTCCTTTTCGACGTCCCGAATTATATGCAGCTCATCTACCATTACGGCATGAACCATACCGATACAGTCGTGAAAAACGGCCGGGTGGTGGTGAAAAGCGGAAGGCTTTGTTACTAG